Proteins encoded together in one Eriocheir sinensis breed Jianghai 21 chromosome 41, ASM2467909v1, whole genome shotgun sequence window:
- the LOC127009533 gene encoding uncharacterized protein LOC127009533 isoform X1, with the protein MGSWRRRPGRCKRRLQVAAVVVAVVAAVGLVLMLGTGEEEATRHNTGARDELGLPAHTLEDGHTPPSMYSVPGTVVMRTGKSEGLLERFLNGRGTLGEIISLDMTHPASSNAHCLHTKTDPSYPVCPHPASLDRHISNQLKTEGVWQARTLALLPVALRSYPSSTLVDIGAHIGVFSLMGAHLGATVVAVEPVYASAVHLHAGATAGDVSEKITILLHAVTREPTQVKLKYKNGNLGGTSVVDVTPQEAESIRSSRPHDVVTSITLDSLAPFINTSVVIVKLDSEGRECEAVLGGHDLLTARFTPYIFMEWTVLANNRHKFNAPCRPHHLREMVQWLSSHGYHAHISKSGAPLNPDKVDTWRAGDIYWRHSTALPLHPSAS; encoded by the exons CCCGGCAGGTGCAAACGAAGACTACAGGTCGCAG CGGTGGTTGTGGCCGTGGTGGCGGCTGTGGGGCTGGTGCTGATGCTGGGGACGGGTGAGGAGGAAGCCACGAGACACAATACAGGGGCGCGAGACGAGCTGGGGTTGCCTGCTCATACTTTGGAAGATGGCCACACGCCGCCCTCCATG TATTCGGTGCCTGGAACAGTGGTCATGAGGACAGGGAAAAGTGAAGGCCTGCTGGAAAGGTTTCTGAATGGCCGCGGCACCTTGGGGGAGATCATCAGCCTCGATATGACCCATCCTGCCTCAAGCAACGCGCACTGCCTCCACACAAA GACAGATCCGAGTTATCCCGTGTGCCCTCACCCCGCCTCGCTGGATCGCCACATTTCCAATCAGCTCAAGACGGAAGGCGTTTGGCAGGCTCGCACTCTTGCCTTGCTTCCTGTTGCCCTGCGATCTTACCC GTCTAGCACTCTGGTGGACATTGGGGCTCACATAGGAGTGTTCAGCCTGATGGGAGCGCATCTCGGGGCGACTGTGGTAGCTGTGGAGCCGGTCTATGCCTCGGCTGTTCATCTTCACGCGGGGGCAACTGCAGGAGATGTTTCCGAGAAGATCACGATACTACTTCATGCTGTGACCCGGGAGCCAACGCAGGTCAAG CTGAAGTACAAGAATGGCAACCTTGGGGGCACATCTGTAGTGGATGTCACCCCACAGGAGGCCGAGTCTATCCGCTCTTCACGCCCTCATGATGTGGTCACCTCCATCACCCTCGACTCACTGGCTCCCTTTATCAATACCTCAGTGGTCATCGTCAAGCTCGACAGCG AGGGACGGGAATGTGAGGCGGTATTGGGGGGACACGATCTCCTCACCGCCCGCTTCACGCCGTACATCTTCATGGAGTGGACGGTGCTGGCCAACAACCGACACAAGTTCAATGCCCCATGTCGCCCGCACCACCTTCGGGAAATGGTTCAGTGGCTGTCCTCCCACGGCTACCACGCGCACATCTCCAAGTCTGGTGCACCTCTCAATCCCGACAAAGTGGATACGTGGAGGGCAGGAGACATTTACTGGAGGCACTCTactgctctccctctccacccttcaGCTTCTTAG
- the LOC127009533 gene encoding uncharacterized protein LOC127009533 isoform X2 produces the protein MGAHLGATVVAVEPVYASAVHLHAGATAGDVSEKITILLHAVTREPTQVKLKYKNGNLGGTSVVDVTPQEAESIRSSRPHDVVTSITLDSLAPFINTSVVIVKLDSEGRECEAVLGGHDLLTARFTPYIFMEWTVLANNRHKFNAPCRPHHLREMVQWLSSHGYHAHISKSGAPLNPDKVDTWRAGDIYWRHSTALPLHPSAS, from the exons ATGGGAGCGCATCTCGGGGCGACTGTGGTAGCTGTGGAGCCGGTCTATGCCTCGGCTGTTCATCTTCACGCGGGGGCAACTGCAGGAGATGTTTCCGAGAAGATCACGATACTACTTCATGCTGTGACCCGGGAGCCAACGCAGGTCAAG CTGAAGTACAAGAATGGCAACCTTGGGGGCACATCTGTAGTGGATGTCACCCCACAGGAGGCCGAGTCTATCCGCTCTTCACGCCCTCATGATGTGGTCACCTCCATCACCCTCGACTCACTGGCTCCCTTTATCAATACCTCAGTGGTCATCGTCAAGCTCGACAGCG AGGGACGGGAATGTGAGGCGGTATTGGGGGGACACGATCTCCTCACCGCCCGCTTCACGCCGTACATCTTCATGGAGTGGACGGTGCTGGCCAACAACCGACACAAGTTCAATGCCCCATGTCGCCCGCACCACCTTCGGGAAATGGTTCAGTGGCTGTCCTCCCACGGCTACCACGCGCACATCTCCAAGTCTGGTGCACCTCTCAATCCCGACAAAGTGGATACGTGGAGGGCAGGAGACATTTACTGGAGGCACTCTactgctctccctctccacccttcaGCTTCTTAG